The following are from one region of the Segatella oris genome:
- a CDS encoding oligosaccharide flippase family protein: MKPTDNNSYRHILKYMGIFGGVQGLNILMSIVRNKVVAVLLGTAGMGLISLFNATVKLVSDSTNLGLSMSAVRELSAAYERGDEERLKHRIQIIRMWVALTAIAGMLLCILLSPLLNRFTFSWGNHTLHFIALSPTIAFLALAAGETAILKATRQLRQLALQSVYGVLGALLTSIPLFYVWREAAIVPAIVLAAAIQWVLVIFFSLRRYPLKFSFKQSRLSEGYGMVRLGVAFVASGILASAADFIIRSYLSHAGDIQIVGLYNAGFMVTMTYGGMVFHAMETDFFPRLSGVKNLGGEFNKIVNRQIEASTMVISSLLVAMTVGLPILLPLLFSHDFLPVIDMMRGSILAMYLRAMTLPMEYIALSRGDSRHYLLQEAVAALLLVVAVIAGFHFGGLTATGYALTVASFLEFLFVLVYTYYIYGYRLSRHAFLRFVFQFSLGLITLAAVLTLEGWLYWVAGALLLAVSIPHKVSLKFFHFK; encoded by the coding sequence ATGAAGCCGACCGACAACAACAGCTATCGCCACATTCTCAAATACATGGGTATCTTCGGTGGAGTGCAGGGACTGAACATCTTGATGAGCATTGTTCGCAACAAGGTGGTGGCTGTATTGCTCGGCACAGCAGGCATGGGACTCATCTCTTTGTTTAATGCTACGGTGAAACTCGTGTCTGATTCGACTAATCTCGGCCTCTCCATGAGTGCCGTGCGCGAGCTTTCGGCAGCCTATGAGCGGGGAGATGAAGAGCGTTTGAAACATCGCATTCAGATTATCCGCATGTGGGTGGCACTCACGGCGATTGCCGGAATGTTGCTTTGCATCCTTCTAAGTCCGTTGCTCAATCGCTTCACTTTCTCCTGGGGAAACCACACCCTGCATTTCATAGCCCTTTCTCCTACGATAGCTTTCCTTGCACTTGCTGCCGGTGAAACCGCCATTCTGAAAGCTACCCGACAACTACGCCAGCTTGCACTGCAGTCGGTCTATGGCGTACTCGGTGCTTTGCTTACCTCCATACCGTTATTCTATGTGTGGCGAGAGGCAGCCATTGTGCCTGCTATCGTCCTTGCAGCAGCCATTCAGTGGGTACTCGTCATCTTCTTTTCCCTGCGTCGTTATCCTTTGAAATTCAGTTTCAAGCAAAGCAGATTGTCTGAGGGCTACGGCATGGTGCGTCTCGGAGTGGCCTTTGTTGCTTCGGGAATCCTGGCCAGTGCAGCCGACTTTATCATTCGAAGCTACCTTTCTCATGCCGGAGATATCCAGATCGTGGGCCTTTACAATGCAGGTTTCATGGTCACAATGACCTATGGTGGCATGGTGTTTCATGCTATGGAAACCGATTTCTTCCCCCGACTTTCGGGCGTAAAAAACTTGGGAGGTGAATTCAACAAGATTGTCAACCGACAGATAGAGGCAAGTACAATGGTCATCTCTTCGCTCCTTGTGGCCATGACCGTGGGGCTTCCTATTCTTCTTCCCCTGCTTTTCAGCCATGATTTCCTGCCTGTCATCGACATGATGCGTGGCAGCATCCTCGCCATGTATCTGCGAGCCATGACGCTTCCCATGGAATATATTGCCTTATCGCGAGGCGACTCACGCCATTATCTGTTGCAGGAAGCAGTGGCAGCTCTGCTCCTTGTGGTAGCTGTCATTGCTGGTTTCCACTTCGGTGGCCTTACCGCAACAGGCTATGCGCTCACCGTGGCCTCTTTCCTCGAGTTCCTTTTCGTCCTCGTCTATACCTATTATATATATGGCTATCGTCTTTCCCGCCATGCCTTTCTGCGCTTCGTCTTCCAATTCTCCCTCGGTTTGATTACGCTTGCAGCCGTACTCACTCTTGAAGGCTGGCTCTATTGGGTTGCAGGTGCATTGTTGTTGGCAGTGAGTATACCACATAAAGTCTCTCTCAAGTTCTTTCATTTCAAGTGA
- a CDS encoding HpaII family restriction endonuclease — protein MTKAANKGEWSEIYVLFKLLGEKRVYAGDGELNKIGDLFYPILKVLRDEQKNHYEYTLRDNVVVVTEDGVELLRRSVSDFLVKANQLLDIIRQSKGTFVAPEIEQFMSEIRCSNIKAKSQEKIDIKIVIHDLRTGMSPLLGFSIKSKLGGNSTLFNAGKTTNFTFNVTGCDFSEAEISAVNAIDTRTKVIDRILKIQEMGGVLSFKTMDDTICRDNFILIDSCLPSIMAAILLEGNQGDSKDLKALTEKIALKNPMGYDMTHSHKYYEFKVKNFLVASALGMVPHTTWNGKYEANGGYLVVKDDGDVLCYHFYDRNLFEDYLYCNTRLETPSSTRYDFANLYRGRDGQLYFKLNLQVRFK, from the coding sequence ATGACAAAGGCAGCAAACAAAGGGGAATGGAGTGAAATTTATGTTCTGTTCAAATTATTGGGTGAGAAGCGTGTTTATGCCGGAGATGGTGAACTGAATAAAATTGGAGATCTATTTTACCCTATATTGAAAGTCCTACGTGATGAACAAAAAAATCACTATGAGTATACTTTAAGAGATAATGTTGTGGTAGTAACTGAGGACGGGGTAGAGTTATTGAGAAGGAGCGTGTCGGATTTTCTTGTAAAGGCAAATCAGCTACTTGATATCATTCGTCAGTCAAAGGGAACATTCGTTGCTCCTGAAATAGAACAGTTTATGTCAGAGATTCGCTGTAGCAATATAAAGGCAAAATCTCAGGAGAAAATAGACATCAAGATCGTAATTCATGACTTACGTACTGGCATGTCGCCTTTACTTGGATTTAGTATCAAGTCAAAACTTGGTGGCAATTCAACTCTTTTCAATGCTGGGAAGACCACCAATTTCACTTTTAATGTAACGGGATGTGATTTTTCTGAAGCCGAAATTTCAGCTGTCAATGCCATTGACACACGAACGAAAGTGATTGACCGTATCCTGAAAATTCAGGAAATGGGAGGTGTTTTAAGTTTCAAAACCATGGACGACACTATCTGTCGGGATAACTTCATACTGATTGACAGCTGCCTTCCCTCTATTATGGCTGCAATTCTCTTGGAAGGGAATCAAGGAGACAGTAAAGATTTGAAGGCTCTGACAGAAAAGATAGCCTTAAAGAATCCGATGGGTTACGATATGACACACAGTCATAAGTATTACGAGTTCAAGGTTAAGAACTTTTTAGTGGCATCGGCACTCGGTATGGTACCACACACAACGTGGAACGGAAAGTATGAGGCTAATGGCGGTTATCTTGTGGTTAAAGATGATGGTGATGTTCTCTGCTATCATTTTTATGACCGAAATCTCTTTGAAGATTATCTTTATTGCAACACACGCCTCGAGACCCCTTCATCTACCAGATATGATTTTGCTAATCTTTATCGTGGACGGGACGGGCAGTTGTATTTCAAATTGAATCTGCAAGTGCGGTTTAAATAA
- a CDS encoding very short patch repair endonuclease, translating to MSDTHTPQQRHANMAAIHGKDTKPELVVRKWLWNHGYRYRLNHPRLPGKPDIVLRKYRTCIFVNGCFWHGHEGCKYYTVPKTNMEFWINKIRRNRKRDHEVCQRLSSMGWHYITIWECELKPYDRERTLESLAFTLNKIFLQDHSIRHYEIPAEKSTMAAEEVTDKYGKEDKE from the coding sequence ATGAGTGATACACATACTCCACAGCAGCGACATGCAAATATGGCAGCTATCCATGGTAAGGATACTAAGCCGGAACTCGTTGTGCGTAAATGGTTATGGAACCATGGCTATCGTTATCGCCTGAACCACCCACGTCTTCCTGGAAAGCCTGATATTGTATTGAGGAAATACAGAACCTGTATTTTTGTAAATGGCTGTTTTTGGCATGGACATGAAGGGTGTAAGTACTATACTGTACCAAAAACCAATATGGAGTTCTGGATAAATAAGATCAGAAGAAATAGAAAACGTGACCATGAAGTTTGCCAAAGACTCTCATCAATGGGGTGGCATTATATCACTATCTGGGAATGCGAGTTAAAACCATATGACAGAGAAAGGACTTTAGAATCTTTAGCTTTCACACTCAATAAGATCTTCCTGCAGGATCATAGCATAAGACATTATGAAATACCAGCAGAAAAATCAACAATGGCTGCAGAAGAAGTTACAGATAAATATGGAAAAGAAGATAAAGAATAG